In Aliarcobacter faecis, a genomic segment contains:
- a CDS encoding RCC1-like domain-containing protein, with protein sequence MAINKYILQNGKIPKKSDNSLDWDKLMTSDYLGTNFNKYNPITKQNIVVTFDSNNIAFIKGVFLDDKNYTSELNYLYNFYINKIFRVNTIPPKDNTKAELVKGSQVLYSKIQNEIVNIINENKNKIFLPTQDCEIGNYYYELKSESLIYKYCKTAISSIEIYQAAPIYLDNLDDLKYIRVGIGEKAYIKDGISWYEYYYEGNGSWIPLGTGRTTGQINDQLSIEDRILSYIPDAKDLVLRRDGGCMLANGDIFCWGNNRYKKVGIENYGQLDTTIKPDYVNTPVMLKVQIEDSVQNNKRWYNNPYRIKFEKMAMNSTNVCGISPIFNYFEGTQKKFGGDLYCNGQITPLYFENISTGSNETSILGKNKFFGWGKSDKTDDPPKLIKISEDGGPIEKNSLGEELTITRDEIYLTDIVMVEDTIAVLSDDGKIYTIGKNYNGALGIGSDDKFIIQSTPKEVKNNDVLFKKIFALRDIATFGAIDSNNYFYIWGERPNGKVYYEPTIVSNSLKFNPDGIFTNSKDFLLKAVNNSFYRTKNNIDLVPISAIPSTAISASIYDNNSTELYIYVNENMVLEGNNDFLVCKESNSSNCDTTDTAIFKTALNELNSITNRFNGKDYANFANVSIYRLDTVKAETFEDFENKSTTGWSRNTITTIPNNGDLTKVPATTFLGRFPTNSPCTGNPCSDESPFSVTKTYTFSQYPNHEVEIEFDFYEIGSWDGERFEIYANGVLLAQDHFIWDGHAFMKDSNVTGIYLQDNISLISGHNYNQTYKYKLKSKLNNAGQLQLEFKTSLEFQGNNTETNQSDYQKKPPLYGNYWSKFDEGLSNESWGIDNIRIKVKETNKIFVCSMTSMGSASQMYCWGNIGRGVPILSTSLYDVAKISTINKLFVTQESEKTSQMAFDKFNDSGNLFLKYPTYIGGFDYPFYFK encoded by the coding sequence TTGGCAATAAATAAATACATTTTGCAAAATGGGAAAATTCCAAAAAAAAGTGATAATTCTTTAGATTGGGATAAACTTATGACAAGTGATTATTTAGGAACAAATTTTAATAAATATAATCCTATAACAAAACAAAATATAGTAGTAACTTTTGATTCAAATAATATTGCCTTTATAAAAGGTGTTTTTTTAGATGATAAAAATTATACAAGTGAACTTAACTATTTATACAATTTTTATATAAACAAAATTTTTAGAGTAAATACTATTCCTCCCAAAGATAATACAAAAGCTGAATTAGTAAAAGGTTCTCAAGTTCTATATAGCAAAATCCAAAATGAAATAGTAAATATAATAAATGAAAATAAGAATAAAATATTTTTACCTACTCAAGATTGTGAAATTGGAAATTACTACTATGAGTTAAAAAGTGAAAGTTTAATATATAAATATTGCAAAACAGCAATTTCATCAATTGAAATTTATCAAGCAGCACCTATTTATCTAGATAATTTAGATGATTTAAAATATATAAGAGTAGGTATAGGAGAAAAAGCTTATATTAAAGATGGTATTTCATGGTATGAATATTACTATGAAGGAAATGGTTCTTGGATACCTCTTGGAACAGGAAGGACTACTGGGCAGATAAATGATCAGCTTAGTATAGAAGATAGAATTTTATCATATATTCCTGATGCTAAAGATTTAGTTTTAAGACGAGATGGGGGATGTATGCTTGCAAATGGTGATATTTTTTGTTGGGGAAATAATAGATATAAAAAAGTAGGAATTGAGAACTACGGGCAATTAGATACTACAATAAAACCTGATTATGTAAATACTCCTGTTATGCTAAAAGTTCAAATAGAAGATTCTGTTCAAAATAATAAAAGATGGTATAACAATCCATATAGAATAAAATTTGAGAAAATGGCTATGAATAGTACAAATGTTTGTGGAATTTCGCCAATATTCAACTATTTTGAAGGTACTCAAAAAAAGTTTGGAGGAGATCTATACTGTAATGGTCAAATAACACCCTTATATTTTGAAAATATTTCTACAGGAAGTAATGAAACTTCAATATTAGGTAAAAATAAATTTTTTGGATGGGGGAAAAGTGATAAAACTGATGACCCACCCAAATTAATAAAAATTTCTGAAGATGGTGGACCTATTGAAAAGAATTCTTTAGGAGAAGAATTAACCATAACAAGAGATGAAATATATCTAACGGATATTGTAATGGTAGAAGATACTATTGCTGTTTTATCTGATGATGGGAAAATATATACTATTGGAAAAAACTATAATGGAGCACTAGGAATTGGAAGTGATGATAAGTTTATAATTCAATCTACACCTAAAGAAGTAAAAAATAATGATGTTTTATTTAAAAAAATATTCGCATTAAGAGATATTGCAACTTTTGGAGCAATAGACAGTAATAACTACTTTTATATTTGGGGAGAAAGACCAAATGGAAAAGTTTATTATGAACCAACAATTGTAAGTAATTCATTAAAATTCAACCCTGATGGTATTTTTACAAATAGTAAAGATTTTCTTTTAAAAGCAGTAAATAATAGTTTTTATAGAACAAAAAATAATATAGATTTAGTCCCTATTTCAGCAATACCTAGTACGGCAATAAGTGCTTCTATTTACGATAACAATTCCACAGAACTTTATATTTATGTAAATGAAAATATGGTTTTAGAAGGAAATAATGATTTTTTAGTTTGTAAAGAGTCTAATAGTTCAAATTGTGATACAACAGATACAGCAATTTTTAAAACAGCTTTAAATGAACTAAATAGTATTACAAATAGATTTAATGGAAAAGATTATGCAAATTTTGCAAATGTTTCCATTTATAGATTAGATACTGTAAAAGCTGAAACATTTGAGGATTTTGAAAATAAGAGTACTACAGGGTGGAGTAGAAATACAATAACTACTATTCCTAATAATGGTGATTTAACAAAAGTTCCAGCAACAACCTTTTTAGGACGTTTCCCAACAAATTCTCCTTGTACAGGAAATCCTTGTAGCGATGAAAGTCCATTTAGCGTTACGAAAACATATACCTTTTCTCAATATCCAAATCATGAAGTTGAAATAGAATTTGATTTTTATGAAATTGGAAGTTGGGATGGAGAAAGATTTGAAATATATGCAAATGGGGTACTATTAGCTCAAGATCATTTTATATGGGATGGGCATGCTTTTATGAAAGATAGTAATGTAACAGGTATATATTTACAAGATAATATATCTTTAATATCTGGACATAATTATAATCAAACTTACAAATATAAATTAAAATCAAAATTGAATAATGCTGGACAATTACAATTAGAATTTAAAACTAGCTTAGAATTTCAAGGAAATAATACAGAAACAAATCAAAGTGATTATCAAAAAAAACCTCCTTTATATGGAAATTATTGGTCTAAATTTGATGAAGGTCTCTCTAATGAATCCTGGGGAATTGATAATATACGAATAAAAGTAAAAGAAACAAATAAAATATTTGTTTGTTCAATGACAAGTATGGGGAGTGCTTCACAAATGTATTGTTGGGGAAATATTGGAAGAGGTGTACCAATTTTAAGTACTTCTTTGTATGATGTTGCTAAAATATCTACTATAAATAAGTTATTTGTTACTCAAGAAAGTGAAAAGACAAGTCAAATGGCATTTGATAAATTCAATGATTCTGGTAATTTATTTTTAAAATACCCAACATATATTGGTGGATTTGATTATCCATTTTACTTTAAATAA